Proteins encoded together in one Carya illinoinensis cultivar Pawnee chromosome 3, C.illinoinensisPawnee_v1, whole genome shotgun sequence window:
- the LOC122302891 gene encoding protein GLUTAMINE DUMPER 2-like: MRLTRSTSASVTAAPNPWKSPVPYLYGGLALMIVLIAGALVILVCSHQEPASNRSSGREGETPALMPTNNDVTVQQLDAEPKIVVIMAGDDKPTYIAKPVTSSTNSSTHDLQLII, from the coding sequence ATGAGGCTGACCAGATCAACATCAGCGTCGGTGACTGCTGCCCCCAATCCATGGAAGTCTCCGGTACCTTACCTCTATGGTGGCTTAGCTTTAATGATAGTACTCATTGCCGGGGCATTGGTGATCCTAGTATGCTCACACCAAGAGCCCGCTTCGAACAGATCATCGGGCCGCGAAGGAGAGACGCCAGCATTAATGCCCACGAACAACGACGTCACGGTGCAGCAGCTTGATGCAGAGCCAAAGATTGTTGTCATAATGGCCGGGGATGACAAGCCCACGTACATAGCTAAACCGGTCACTTCCAGTACAAATTCCTCTACTCATGATCTGCAACTGATCATCTAG
- the LOC122302960 gene encoding 6-phosphogluconate dehydrogenase, decarboxylating 2-like yields the protein MAAPSQPTRIGLAGLAVMGQNLALNIAEKGFPISVYNRTTSKVDETVERAKKEGDLPLFGFHDPKSFVHSIQKPRVIIMLVKAGAPVDQTIKTLSAYLEKGDCIIDGGNEWYENTERREKAMAELGLLYLGMGVSGGEEGARHGPSLMPGGSFEAYKNIEDILLKVAAQVRDSGPCVTYIGKGGSGNFVKMIHNGIEYGDMQLIAEAYDVLKSVGKLSNEELQSVFSEWNKGELLSFLIEITADIFGIKDDKGEGYLVDKVLDKTGMKGTGKWTVQQAADLSVAAPTIESSLDARFLSGLKEERVKAAKVFKSGGFGDILTDQAVDKKKLVDDVRQALYASKICSYAQGMNLIRAKSIEKGWDLKLGELARIWKGGCIIRAIFLDRIKKAYDRNPDLANLLVDPEFAKEIIERQSAWRRVVCLSINSGISTPGMSAGLAYFDSYRRGRLPANLVQAQRDYFGAHTYERIDVEGSFHTEWFKLAKQSKN from the coding sequence ATGGCTGCACCGTCCCAGCCTACAAGAATTGGCCTTGCTGGTCTGGCTGTCATGGGCCAAAACCTGGCTCTCAACATTGCTGAGAAAGGCTTTCCAATTTCTGTATATAATCGAACTACCTCGAAAGTTGATGAGACTGTTGAGCGAGCTAAGAAGGAAGGAGATCTTCCTCTATTTGGTTTCCATGATCCCAAATCATTTGTGCACTCCATCCAGAAACCTCGTGTCATCATTATGCTAGTTAAGGCCGGGGCACCTGTTGACCAAACCATAAAGACCCTCTCTGCTTACTTGGAGAAGGGTGATTGTATCATTGATGGTGGTAATGAGTGGTATGAGAACactgagagaagagagaaagccATGGCCGAATTGGGTTTACTGTACCTTGGAATGGGAGTTTCAGGTGGTGAGGAGGGTGCTCGACATGGACCCTCTTTGATGCCTGGAGGGTCCTTCGAGGCTTACAAGAACATTGAAGACATTCTTCTTAAAGTTGCAGCTCAAGTTCGAGACAGTGGCCCCTGTGTGACTTACATAGGCAAAGGTGGCTCTGGTAATTTTGTTAAGATGATTCATAACGGAATTGAGTATGGTGATATGCAGCTGATTGCAGAGGCTTATGATGTACTGAAATCTGTTGGAAAGTTGTCAAATGAGGAGCTTCAGAGTGTTTTTTCAGAATGGAACAAGGGGGAACTTCTGAGCTTCTTGATCGAGATCACTGCTGATATATTTGGAATTAAGGATGATAAGGGTGAGGGATATTTGGTCGACAAGGTTCTGGACAAAACTGGCATGAAGGGTACTGGTAAATGGACCGTACAGCAAGCTGCTGACCTATCAGTTGCAGCTCCCACAATCGAATCTTCTTTGGATGCAAGATTCCTCAGTGGATTAAAGGAGGAAAGAGTTAAAGCTGCCAAAGTCTTCAAatctggtgggtttggtgataTCTTGACTGACCAAGCTGTTGACAAGAAGAAGTTGGTCGATGATGTAAGGCAAGCTCTTTATGCATCCAAGATATGCAGTTATGCACAGGGAATGAATCTGATCCGGGCAAAGAGTATTGAGAAGGGGTGGGACCTGAAGTTAGGGGAATTGGCTAGGATTTGGAAGGGGGGTTGCATCATCCGAGCCATATTCCTGGACAGAATTAAGAAGGCATATGATAGGAACCCTGATCTGGCAAACCTTCTTGTGGATCCAGAGTTTGCAAAGGAAATTATTGAGCGACAATCTGCCTGGCGAAGAGTTGTGTGCCTGTCTATTAACTCAGGTATTAGCACCCCGGGCATGTCTGCCGGTCTTGCATACTTTGATTCTTACCGAAGGGGAAGATTGCCAGCTAATTTGGTCCAAGCTCAACGAGACTATTTTGGTGCTCATACGTATGAAAGGATTGATGTGGAGGGATCTTTCCATACGGAATGGTTCAAGCTTGCCAAACAGTCTAAGAATTAA